Proteins from a single region of Allocatelliglobosispora scoriae:
- a CDS encoding phenylacetate--CoA ligase family protein, translating to MTRLPRSIPILPVLTNLAIARSRDRARPEALAPIQADLLRRLVRHAAANVPHYRDTYDPAIVAALAGPADLAALPTLTRRAAADLGPARLLADGLSISDTRTATTSGSTGEPATFCYSEHDMSYLRATYLWDMLACGMRPTDRVGYFRVGGFRRHRLEKLGLARNVHVNTSLTVAEQTDAFLAGRPTLAVGFPTAIAAVAAELRRRGIFYPHLRTVIFAGEPTLSGGRDEVLDYFGATGHEVYASVEAYTIARSCRRGSLHLRSGDVVVEVLGDDGTVTVAEGTGEIVVTRLRAEAMPLIRYRLGDRVEIVPDDCDCGDRFTPVVRSVLGRVEDRIVTLQGAERNGDFISSLINPVTRDGVLRLQFVQDRPGALRICAMVTPGREELLTAAIERVTAPARAEFDIEIEIVDAIPLERNGKIRLVKRLW from the coding sequence ATGACCCGCCTGCCCCGCAGCATCCCGATCCTGCCGGTCCTGACCAACCTCGCCATCGCCCGGTCGCGGGATCGGGCGAGGCCCGAGGCCCTGGCACCGATTCAGGCAGACCTGCTTCGCAGACTGGTACGCCACGCCGCGGCCAACGTCCCGCACTACCGCGACACCTACGACCCGGCGATCGTGGCCGCCCTGGCGGGGCCCGCCGACCTCGCGGCGCTGCCGACCCTGACCCGGCGTGCCGCAGCCGATCTCGGCCCCGCCCGGCTGCTCGCCGACGGACTGTCGATATCGGACACCCGGACCGCGACGACGAGCGGCTCGACGGGCGAGCCCGCGACCTTCTGCTACTCCGAGCACGACATGAGCTACCTGCGGGCGACCTACCTGTGGGACATGCTGGCGTGCGGGATGCGCCCCACCGACCGGGTCGGGTATTTCCGGGTGGGCGGGTTCCGGCGGCACCGGTTGGAGAAGCTGGGCCTGGCCCGCAACGTGCACGTCAACACCAGCCTGACCGTGGCCGAGCAGACCGACGCGTTCCTGGCCGGGCGCCCGACCCTGGCGGTGGGGTTCCCGACCGCGATCGCCGCCGTCGCCGCCGAGCTGCGCCGCCGCGGGATCTTCTATCCGCACCTGCGGACGGTGATCTTCGCGGGGGAGCCGACCCTGTCCGGCGGCCGGGACGAGGTGTTGGACTACTTCGGCGCCACCGGCCACGAGGTCTACGCCTCGGTGGAGGCCTACACGATCGCGCGGAGCTGCCGCCGGGGCAGCCTGCACCTGCGCTCCGGCGACGTCGTCGTGGAGGTCCTCGGCGACGACGGCACGGTGACGGTCGCCGAGGGCACGGGGGAGATCGTGGTGACCCGGCTGCGGGCCGAGGCGATGCCGCTGATCCGTTACCGCCTCGGCGACCGGGTGGAGATCGTGCCCGACGACTGCGACTGCGGGGACAGGTTCACCCCGGTCGTGCGGTCCGTTCTCGGGCGCGTCGAGGATCGCATCGTCACCCTGCAGGGCGCCGAGCGCAACGGCGACTTCATCTCGTCGCTGATCAACCCCGTGACCCGGGATGGAGTGCTGCGGCTCCAGTTCGTGCAGGACCGCCCGGGCGCCCTGCGGATCTGCGCCATGGTCACCCCGGGTCGGGAGGAGCTGCTGACCGCGGCGATCGAGCGGGTGACCGCCCCGGCGCGGGCCGAGTTCGACATCGAGATCGAGATCGTCGACGCGATCCCGCTGGAGCGCAACGGGAAGATCCGCCTGGTCAAGCGCCTATGGTAA